One Roseimaritima multifibrata DNA window includes the following coding sequences:
- a CDS encoding AAA family ATPase — protein sequence MNANPTSTDSVASLAADDASRLVRLGEIKRLMTEQLHRRIVGQEEVIEQVLIALFSGGHCLLVGVPGLAKTLLVHSLSEVLQLQFSRIQFTPDLMPADITGTEVMQEDRASGERHFRFIEGPVFANIVLADEINRTPPKTQAALLEAMQEKQVTAAGQRHALPNPFFVLATQNPIEQEGTYPLPEAQLDRFMFDIRIRHMSEDDELAVVMRTTGDGQESIQPVLNADELVELIQTVRRVPVAASVARYATRLARLSRPADTSAADGGTKTLPVSQRVDQFVQWGAGPRGSQYLVLGAKAKAALDGRMMVEREDIRSIAKPVLRHRMRLNFAARAEGLSADALIDELLDAIDQQEKSDLHGSELEKVFRSADAR from the coding sequence ATGAATGCCAATCCTACTTCTACCGATTCCGTGGCTTCGCTTGCAGCCGATGATGCTTCACGTCTCGTTCGGCTTGGTGAAATTAAGCGGCTGATGACCGAACAACTGCACCGACGGATTGTTGGTCAGGAAGAGGTGATTGAACAGGTCTTGATCGCCTTGTTTTCCGGGGGCCACTGTTTGCTGGTTGGCGTTCCCGGATTGGCAAAGACATTGTTGGTTCACAGTCTTTCCGAAGTCCTGCAGTTGCAGTTCAGCCGTATCCAGTTCACTCCCGACCTGATGCCCGCCGATATCACGGGAACGGAAGTGATGCAGGAGGATCGGGCAAGCGGCGAACGTCATTTTCGATTCATTGAAGGACCGGTCTTTGCTAATATCGTGCTGGCTGATGAAATCAATCGAACTCCGCCGAAAACTCAGGCGGCCCTCTTGGAAGCGATGCAGGAAAAACAGGTGACGGCAGCCGGACAGCGGCATGCGCTGCCGAATCCGTTTTTTGTGCTGGCGACCCAGAACCCGATCGAGCAAGAGGGGACCTACCCGCTCCCAGAGGCTCAGCTGGATCGATTCATGTTTGATATTCGGATTCGTCACATGAGTGAAGATGACGAATTGGCGGTGGTGATGCGGACGACGGGGGATGGGCAGGAGTCGATCCAGCCGGTTTTGAATGCGGACGAATTGGTTGAATTGATCCAGACTGTACGGCGCGTTCCGGTCGCCGCAAGCGTTGCACGATACGCGACGCGGTTGGCACGTCTGTCACGGCCTGCCGACACTTCGGCAGCCGACGGCGGCACAAAAACGCTTCCCGTTTCACAACGCGTCGACCAGTTCGTCCAGTGGGGCGCCGGGCCACGCGGTAGTCAGTACTTGGTGCTAGGGGCCAAAGCAAAAGCCGCACTTGATGGCCGGATGATGGTGGAACGCGAAGATATTCGATCGATTGCGAAGCCTGTCTTGCGACATCGAATGCGATTGAATTTTGCCGCTCGAGCGGAAGGTTTGTCTGCGGACGCCTTGATTGACGAATTGCTAGACGCTATCGACCAACAAGAGAAAAGCGATCTTCATGGATCCGAATTGGAAAAAGTTTTTCGATCCGCAGACGCTCGCTGA
- a CDS encoding DUF58 domain-containing protein, with amino-acid sequence MDPNWKKFFDPQTLAELSGSGLRRLRPFDGGALTGVHRSSRHGHSVEFAEHRPYVLGDDLRSVDWKVYARTDRFFLQNREDETALVCHLMLDASGSMAFAGLQPSGDAQSKFDYAARVAASLGFITLTAQDQCSLTFLGGNGIDLPLSNGEPQVQGMVDVLARCQVEGDDHVGQQVQQALARLTRPGIVVLISDLLDSPQAIETAVRYVRAAGHDLFVIQVLHPEEKELSVHGMTRFQGMEGEPPVDLQPEAFAEAYHEAMQEFCQSIEQVCEQTETPFLALTTDQPIGSMLAARLNQYYG; translated from the coding sequence ATGGATCCGAATTGGAAAAAGTTTTTCGATCCGCAGACGCTCGCTGAACTTTCCGGTTCCGGACTTCGTCGGCTGCGCCCGTTTGACGGCGGGGCGCTGACAGGGGTGCACCGCAGTTCCAGGCATGGGCATAGCGTCGAATTCGCGGAGCATCGTCCGTACGTCTTAGGGGACGATCTGCGAAGTGTGGACTGGAAAGTCTACGCTCGAACCGATCGCTTCTTTCTGCAAAATCGTGAAGACGAAACCGCCTTGGTCTGCCATCTGATGCTGGATGCGTCGGGTAGTATGGCATTCGCCGGTCTTCAGCCTTCCGGGGATGCCCAAAGCAAATTTGACTACGCGGCACGCGTCGCCGCTTCTCTTGGGTTCATCACGCTTACCGCGCAGGATCAATGCTCTTTGACCTTCCTGGGTGGCAACGGAATCGATCTGCCGCTGAGCAATGGAGAACCACAGGTGCAAGGAATGGTTGACGTCCTTGCCCGTTGTCAGGTTGAGGGCGATGACCATGTCGGTCAGCAAGTTCAGCAGGCGCTGGCTCGTTTGACCCGCCCGGGAATTGTTGTCCTGATCAGTGATCTTTTGGATTCCCCGCAAGCGATCGAAACGGCCGTCCGGTACGTGCGAGCGGCGGGACACGATTTGTTTGTTATTCAAGTCCTGCATCCAGAAGAGAAAGAATTGTCGGTGCACGGGATGACGCGGTTTCAAGGAATGGAAGGGGAACCGCCGGTCGATCTGCAGCCCGAGGCGTTTGCGGAAGCGTACCACGAAGCGATGCAAGAATTTTGTCAGTCGATTGAGCAGGTGTGCGAGCAAACCGAAACGCCTTTCCTCGCTCTGACGACAGATCAACCGATCGGATCCATGTTGGCTGCGAGGTTGAATCAGTACTATGGATAG